In Actinomadura citrea, a single window of DNA contains:
- a CDS encoding ParB/RepB/Spo0J family partition protein, whose translation MSQQRRGLGRGLGALIPTAPPTSAEPNGAGEPGYPGGPVSDGTAAPASPLEPVAGAHFAELPVRSITVNPRQPREHFDDQALEELAESIGIVGLLQPIVVRKSSAEEHDYELIMGERRWRASKMAGLDVIPAIVRDTGDNDLLRDALMENLHRQQLNPLEEAAAYQQLLQDFGATHEQLATRIGRSRPHITNTLRLLNLPPAVQRRVAAGVLSAGHARALLSLDSVEAQEHVAQRIVQEGLSVRALEEMIALREVEDEPKAPRQGRRKQPVAPGLRELADRLSDRYETKVRVDMGRNKGKIVVEFATLEDLDRIIKSMAPDDNGADDS comes from the coding sequence GTGAGCCAGCAGCGACGCGGACTGGGCAGGGGCCTCGGTGCCCTCATTCCCACCGCCCCGCCCACGTCCGCCGAGCCGAACGGCGCGGGAGAGCCGGGATACCCCGGCGGTCCCGTCTCGGACGGCACGGCCGCTCCCGCATCGCCGCTCGAACCGGTCGCCGGAGCCCATTTCGCGGAACTGCCCGTCCGCTCCATCACGGTCAACCCGCGCCAGCCCCGCGAGCACTTCGACGATCAGGCCCTGGAGGAGCTCGCCGAGTCGATCGGCATCGTCGGGCTGCTGCAGCCGATCGTCGTCCGCAAATCCTCCGCGGAGGAGCACGACTACGAGCTCATCATGGGCGAGCGTCGCTGGCGCGCGTCGAAGATGGCCGGGCTGGACGTCATCCCGGCGATCGTCCGCGACACCGGCGACAACGACCTGCTCCGCGACGCGCTCATGGAGAACCTCCACCGGCAGCAGCTCAACCCGCTGGAGGAGGCGGCCGCGTACCAGCAACTGCTGCAGGACTTCGGCGCCACCCACGAGCAGCTCGCCACCCGGATCGGCCGGTCGCGACCGCACATCACCAACACGCTACGCCTGCTGAACCTGCCGCCCGCCGTCCAGCGCCGGGTGGCGGCGGGAGTGCTGTCCGCCGGCCACGCCCGCGCGCTGCTCTCCCTCGACAGCGTCGAGGCCCAGGAGCACGTGGCGCAGCGGATCGTCCAGGAGGGCCTCTCCGTCCGTGCACTCGAAGAGATGATCGCGCTCCGCGAGGTCGAGGACGAGCCGAAGGCGCCGCGCCAGGGCCGCCGCAAGCAGCCGGTCGCCCCCGGCCTCAGGGAACTGGCCGACCGGCTCTCCGACCGCTACGAGACCAAGGTCCGCGTCGACATGGGCCGCAACAAGGGCAAGATCGTCGTCGAGTTCGCCACCCTGGAGGACCTGGACCGCATCATCAAGTCCATGGCCCCCGACGACAACGGAGCAGACGACTCCTAG
- a CDS encoding ParA family protein, whose amino-acid sequence MAGRREREWPRPDRCRVITIANQKGGVGKTTSSVNIAASLAMHGAQVLVVDLDPQGNASTALGVEHHAEVPSIYDVLIEDMALADIIVPAPEIPNLFCAPATLNLAGAEIELVSKVARESRLQRALDAYDIEKFDYVLIDCPPSLGLLTVNALVGGDELLIPIQCEYYALEGLGQLIRTVDLVKAHLNQKLRVSTILLTMYDARTRLAAQVAEDVRTHFGDVVLNTVIPRSVRVSEAPSYGQSVMTYDPGSSGALAYSEAASEMAHGGAVQ is encoded by the coding sequence ATGGCGGGCCGCAGGGAACGGGAGTGGCCGCGACCCGACCGATGCCGGGTCATCACCATCGCCAACCAGAAGGGAGGCGTCGGCAAGACCACCAGCTCGGTGAACATCGCCGCCTCCCTCGCCATGCATGGCGCGCAGGTGCTGGTGGTCGACCTCGACCCGCAGGGCAACGCGTCCACCGCCCTCGGCGTCGAGCACCACGCCGAGGTCCCGTCGATCTACGACGTGCTGATCGAGGACATGGCGCTCGCCGACATCATCGTCCCGGCGCCCGAGATCCCCAATCTCTTCTGCGCGCCGGCCACGCTCAACCTCGCCGGCGCGGAGATCGAACTCGTCTCGAAGGTGGCCCGCGAATCGCGCCTCCAGCGTGCGCTGGACGCCTACGACATCGAGAAGTTCGACTACGTGCTGATCGACTGCCCGCCGTCGCTCGGCCTGCTCACCGTGAACGCCCTGGTCGGCGGCGACGAGCTGCTCATCCCGATCCAGTGCGAGTACTACGCCCTGGAGGGCCTCGGCCAGCTGATCAGGACCGTCGACCTCGTGAAGGCGCACCTCAACCAGAAGCTGAGGGTGTCGACCATCCTGCTGACGATGTACGACGCCCGGACCCGCCTCGCCGCGCAGGTCGCCGAGGACGTCCGGACCCACTTCGGCGACGTCGTCCTCAACACGGTGATCCCCCGCAGCGTCCGGGTGTCCGAAGCGCCCAGCTACGGACAGTCCGTCATGACCTACGACCCCGGTTCGAGCGGCGCCCTCGCCTACAGCGAGGCCGCCTCGGAGATGGCCCACGGAGGAGCTGTCCAGTGA
- the rsmG gene encoding 16S rRNA (guanine(527)-N(7))-methyltransferase RsmG, with translation MGTAREVFGDALPIAERYAAFLAKAGVERGLIGPREVDRLWERHLINCAVVSSAIQQDAQVVDIGSGAGLPGIVLAIVRPDLRITLLEPLLRRTTFLNECVEMLDLRNVDVRRARAEDVTEEFAADVATARAVAPLERLARWALPLLRPGGELLALKGERAATELEEAEPVLKRFEVRSTELLQVGRGMVDPPTTLVRVVAGRGEVVGRRQRAPRRAKGSRKRSS, from the coding sequence GTGGGGACTGCACGGGAGGTATTCGGTGACGCGCTGCCGATCGCGGAGCGCTATGCGGCGTTCCTCGCCAAGGCCGGGGTCGAACGCGGGCTCATCGGACCGCGCGAGGTCGACCGGCTCTGGGAACGCCATCTGATCAACTGCGCGGTGGTCTCGTCGGCGATACAGCAGGACGCCCAGGTCGTCGACATCGGCTCGGGCGCGGGACTCCCCGGCATCGTCCTGGCCATCGTCCGGCCCGACCTGCGGATCACCCTGCTGGAGCCGCTGCTGCGGCGCACGACGTTCCTGAACGAGTGCGTCGAGATGCTGGACCTGCGGAACGTCGACGTCCGGCGGGCCCGGGCCGAGGACGTGACCGAGGAGTTCGCGGCGGACGTCGCCACGGCACGCGCCGTCGCACCCCTCGAACGCCTGGCCAGATGGGCGCTGCCGCTGCTGCGCCCGGGGGGCGAGCTCCTCGCGCTCAAGGGCGAGCGGGCCGCGACCGAACTGGAGGAGGCGGAGCCGGTCCTGAAGCGCTTCGAGGTGCGCTCGACGGAACTGCTGCAAGTCGGGCGCGGTATGGTCGATCCGCCGACAACACTCGTCCGTGTGGTCGCCGGCCGAGGAGAGGTTGTCGGGCGACGGCAGCGCGCCCCCCGGCGCGCCAAAGGGTCGAGGAAGAGGTCTTCATGA
- a CDS encoding DUF6458 family protein, with amino-acid sequence MGIGVSLAFIALGAILAFAIRVDLSGLDIHMVGWILILVGLISMGFTLKYTRPRRAAGRVAGADPAYGDEPGTVIREEHIIEDPPPPGGRPAERVERVVEHPADRGVTHNHPQDPGYAQDPANAQDPAVQNTVDTGDAVPRRRWRRTARR; translated from the coding sequence ATGGGAATCGGAGTCAGTCTCGCATTCATCGCCCTAGGGGCGATCCTGGCTTTCGCCATCCGCGTTGACCTCAGCGGCCTCGACATCCACATGGTCGGATGGATCCTGATCCTGGTCGGCCTGATCAGCATGGGATTCACGCTCAAGTACACCCGGCCGCGCCGCGCGGCCGGACGTGTGGCCGGAGCCGATCCCGCCTACGGCGACGAGCCGGGGACGGTGATCCGCGAGGAGCACATCATCGAGGACCCGCCGCCGCCCGGCGGCCGTCCCGCCGAGCGCGTCGAACGTGTGGTCGAGCACCCGGCGGACAGGGGGGTCACGCACAACCATCCACAGGACCCGGGGTACGCGCAGGATCCCGCCAACGCGCAGGACCCGGCAGTGCAGAACACAGTCGACACCGGCGACGCCGTCCCGCGCCGCCGCTGGCGCCGGACCGCACGGCGGTAG
- a CDS encoding protein jag, translating to MSQTDTTEVDVQALEQEGEIAADYIEGLLDIGDYDGDIDMDVEGERAMVAVVGGALDELVGKRGEVLEALQELTRLAVHRQTGNRTRLMLDIGGYRERRRAELTKLGTDVANEVKQSGEPKPLAPMTPFERKIVHDAIAAAGLRSESEGEEPDRYVVVSPA from the coding sequence TTGAGCCAGACCGACACCACCGAGGTCGACGTCCAGGCGCTCGAACAGGAAGGCGAGATCGCCGCCGACTACATCGAGGGCCTGCTGGACATCGGTGACTACGACGGCGACATCGACATGGACGTCGAGGGCGAGCGCGCCATGGTCGCCGTCGTCGGAGGTGCCCTGGACGAACTGGTCGGCAAGCGCGGCGAGGTCCTGGAGGCCCTCCAGGAGCTCACCCGGCTCGCCGTCCACCGCCAGACCGGCAACCGCACCCGCCTCATGCTGGACATCGGCGGCTACCGCGAGCGGCGCCGCGCCGAGCTGACCAAGCTCGGGACGGACGTCGCGAACGAGGTCAAGCAGTCCGGCGAGCCCAAGCCCCTCGCCCCGATGACCCCGTTCGAGCGCAAGATCGTCCACGACGCCATCGCCGCCGCGGGCCTCCGCAGCGAGTCCGAGGGCGAGGAGCCCGACCGCTACGTGGTCGTCTCCCCCGCCTGA
- the yidC gene encoding membrane protein insertase YidC, protein MLDWLYEIVSQLIVWIHTGLSTVVPKDSGWAWGGSIILLTVLLRLLLVPLFVKQIHASRKMQELNPKVQALRKKYKNDKQRLNQEVMKLYQENGANPLSGCLPLLVQMPIFIGLFQTLKRISDAKPGQSVFAVSSDLVASAQNANIFGAHIPDTFLNAWGTDPKSWTAIIITGIAVVISSVTTFFTVRASMKRQPVADEANPMMQAQKMMVFLAPLFGLFGLGFPLGVLMYWVTSNSWTLAQQHYIYKRYPPPGTNGEAAAATAKTGTKTGPKAAGSKAGASKAGGSKNGEAAPSGIKAKLKKEPEPAPEPEDKPKVVRNQPTRKSRSKRSGTQKR, encoded by the coding sequence GTGCTTGATTGGTTGTACGAGATCGTCTCTCAGCTCATCGTGTGGATCCACACGGGGCTCAGTACGGTCGTCCCCAAGGACAGCGGATGGGCGTGGGGCGGTTCGATCATCCTCCTCACCGTCCTCCTGCGGCTGCTCCTCGTCCCCCTCTTCGTGAAGCAGATCCACGCTTCGCGCAAGATGCAGGAGCTGAACCCGAAGGTTCAGGCGCTGCGCAAGAAGTACAAGAACGACAAGCAGCGCCTCAACCAGGAGGTCATGAAGCTCTACCAGGAGAACGGCGCCAACCCGCTCTCGGGCTGCCTGCCGCTCCTGGTGCAGATGCCCATCTTCATCGGGCTGTTCCAGACGCTGAAGCGGATCTCGGACGCCAAGCCGGGGCAGAGCGTCTTCGCCGTCTCGTCCGACCTGGTGGCGAGCGCGCAGAACGCGAACATCTTCGGCGCCCACATCCCGGACACGTTCCTGAACGCCTGGGGCACCGACCCCAAGAGCTGGACGGCGATCATCATCACCGGCATCGCCGTGGTGATCAGCTCCGTCACGACCTTCTTCACCGTCCGGGCCAGCATGAAGCGGCAGCCCGTCGCGGACGAGGCCAACCCGATGATGCAGGCGCAGAAGATGATGGTCTTCCTGGCGCCGCTGTTCGGCCTCTTCGGCCTCGGCTTCCCCCTGGGCGTCCTCATGTACTGGGTGACGTCCAACAGCTGGACCCTGGCGCAGCAGCACTACATCTACAAGCGGTACCCACCGCCCGGCACGAACGGTGAGGCCGCTGCGGCCACGGCCAAGACGGGGACCAAGACCGGCCCCAAGGCCGCCGGGTCCAAGGCGGGGGCGTCCAAGGCGGGTGGGTCCAAGAACGGTGAGGCGGCGCCGTCGGGCATCAAGGCGAAACTGAAGAAGGAGCCGGAACCGGCCCCCGAGCCCGAGGACAAGCCGAAGGTCGTGCGCAACCAGCCGACCCGCAAGTCGCGCAGCAAGCGCAGCGGTACCCAGAAGCGCTAG
- the yidD gene encoding membrane protein insertion efficiency factor YidD, with product MRSPQGTEFPAQHRTGHPGPVAALLILLVRAYRRFLSPLLGQQCRFQPSCSAYGLEALQVHGALRGTWLTARRIARCQPFHPGGHDPVPPKKTPEQRAAASSNSGREESGPALAEPKELPGA from the coding sequence ATGAGGAGTCCGCAGGGGACCGAGTTCCCCGCGCAGCACCGGACGGGCCACCCGGGTCCCGTCGCGGCCTTGCTGATCCTTCTCGTCCGCGCCTACCGCCGCTTCTTGAGTCCCCTGCTCGGGCAGCAGTGCCGCTTCCAGCCCAGCTGCAGCGCGTACGGCCTGGAGGCCCTCCAGGTGCACGGGGCACTGCGCGGCACGTGGCTGACGGCCCGCCGGATCGCGCGGTGCCAACCTTTCCACCCAGGCGGCCACGACCCGGTACCGCCGAAGAAGACGCCGGAACAGCGCGCGGCGGCTTCCTCGAACTCAGGCCGCGAGGAGAGCGGCCCCGCCCTAGCAGAGCCCAAGGAGCTGCCCGGTGCTTGA
- the rnpA gene encoding ribonuclease P protein component — protein sequence MARAAPASRSDPPLIVLPSGNRMRRRDDFSLAVRRGRRAGRPTVVVHLLRPEEFRPAAARPLVGFIVARTVGNAVVRNTTRRRLRHLMRPHLDRLPAGSLLVVRANPRAGAARPDELAADLESALDRLLRPASKGRR from the coding sequence GTGGCAAGGGCCGCGCCCGCGTCGCGGTCTGACCCACCCCTCATAGTGCTGCCGTCCGGAAACCGGATGCGGCGGCGGGACGACTTCTCGTTGGCCGTCCGGCGCGGTCGCCGCGCCGGACGGCCAACTGTCGTCGTTCATCTGCTACGCCCGGAAGAGTTCCGACCGGCGGCGGCGCGGCCGCTGGTCGGGTTCATCGTGGCGCGCACCGTCGGCAACGCCGTGGTCCGCAACACGACCCGGCGCCGGCTCCGCCACCTGATGCGCCCGCACCTCGACCGCCTGCCAGCGGGTAGCCTGCTCGTAGTGCGCGCCAACCCCCGTGCGGGAGCGGCGCGACCAGACGAACTGGCCGCGGATCTGGAGTCGGCGCTCGACCGGCTGCTGCGGCCCGCGTCCAAGGGGCGAAGATGA
- the rpmH gene encoding 50S ribosomal protein L34 translates to MSKRTFQPNNRRRHKKHGFRLRMRTRAGRAILSSRRGKGRARVAV, encoded by the coding sequence GTGAGCAAGCGTACCTTCCAGCCGAACAACCGTCGTCGCCACAAGAAGCACGGCTTCCGGCTGCGCATGCGCACGCGCGCGGGCCGCGCGATCCTGTCGAGCCGGCGTGGCAAGGGCCGCGCCCGCGTCGCGGTCTGA